In Microaerobacter geothermalis, the genomic stretch TCCTTCCCCTGCCTCAGGGGATTAAGGATATTAATCATTTATTTATCCAAGCCCAAAATCCACTGAATATTTTTATTGAGATTATCAACCAAACCATTCAGGACCATTTATCGGTTCCCGTTGTCCCTGATGTGAAGCATTTGACTGTATTTTTTGAGGAGTATCTCAAGAGGTACACCGGAAAGAATATGGGGGTCTTAACGGGATTTGATGGTTTGGATCAAATGTTGGGCGGTGGGATAAAGGAAGGATTATATATTTTGCAAGGAACCGTTTCTTCGGGAAAGTCGATGTTTCTTCGGCAAATGGCCGAACAAATCGCTGGTCAAAGGATTCCGGTGATGTATGTGACATGGGATATGACCACCTTTGAATTGTGGTCGAGATCGATTGCGCGTATTTTAAAAATATCTCCGCAGCAAATATTGACAGGAAAAATAAACCCTCAAGATATTGGGAAAGCAAACAAAACGTATGGAGAAATGGCGAAATATTTATGGACGGTTGAAGGAAATATGGATACAACTTTGGAAGAAGTGGAACATTATTTAGAAAGAATTGCCCATACCATAGGAAAACCGCCTGTCATATTTATTGATCATCTGCATCGTGTCCCCATCAAAACAACTGATAGCAAATGGGTGGAAAATCCTTACATGGTCATGTATATACTCCATCATTGGTCCCGTCAATGGAATATTCCCATTATTGTTGCAGTTACCAGAAATACGGATAAAGAGGATAAGGGATTCTCCTACCTGGAAGCGTCAGCAGATGTGATTTTCTCCTTAGATCGAGTTAGTGAATCGGATGAGGAAAGGGAGGAGATTCTTATCCGTCTGGATAAACACCGAAATGGAACTTTGGGAAAGGTTTCATTTGCTTTTGATAAGGAGAAAGCGATTTTCTATGAATTAAATAAAGAAATTTCTTCTCATTAATCTCTGATGGGTGTATACTAAGACGTGGATTAGAGTTGAAATAACCAATCTTTAGAGGTGGTAATCATGGGAGAAAATCAAGTGATGGCCGGACAGGAGCAAAACAGTGAGAAGGAAGAAAATCTAAATATTCTTCAATCTACTCAGGCTGTGATAAAGGAAGCTCTTGATAAACTCGGTTATCCTGAACCAGTTTATGAATTGCTTAAAGAACCCATAAGAGTGTTAACGGTTAGAATTCCAATCAGAATGGATAATGGGACGGTAAAGGTATTTACCGGGTACCGCGCTCAGCATAATGATGCTGTGGGACCTACAAAGGGTGGGGTACGATTTCATCCAGATGTTACTGAGGATGAAGTGAAAGCGCTATCCATTTGGATGAGTTTAAAAGCGGGTATTGTTGATTTACCTTACGGAGGCGGAAAGGGAGGAATCGTATGCGATCCCCGGGAAATGTCCTTCCGTGAATTAGAAAGCTTAAGTAGAGGATATGTGCGTGCGATCAGTCAGCTTGTAGGACCAACTAAAGATATTCCAGCACCAGATGTATTTACCAATTCGCAAATAATGGCATGGATGATGGATGAGTATAGCCGTATCAGGGAGTTTGATTCCCCCGGATTCATCACAGGGAAACCCCTTGTTTTAGGAGGCTCCCATGGAAGAGAATCTGCCACAGCAAAAGGAGTAACCATCTGTATCCGAGAAGCGGCAAAAACGAAAGGAATTGAAATTGAAGGGGCTCGAGTCGTGATCCAAGGCTTTGGAAATGCCGGAAGCTATTTAGCCAAATTTATGCATGATGCCGGTGCGAAGGTTATCGGAATTTCCGATGCTTATGGTGCTTTGCATAATCCCGAGGGACTTGACATTGATTACTTGCTGGATCGAAGGGATTCCTTTGGTACCGTAACAAAACTGTTTAAGAATACCATTACCAATCAGGAATTGCTTCAGCTTGATTGTGATATATTGGTTCCAGCAGCTATTGAAAACCAAATTACGAAGGAAAATGCCCATAAAATCAAAGCGAAAATTGTAGTAGAAGCCGCCAATGGCCCCACGACTTGGGAAGCAACCAAGATTTTGACTGAAAGAGGAATTTTAATCGTTCCGGACGTATTGGCAAGTGCAGGTGGGGTTACTGTTTCCTACTTTGAATGGGTGCAAAATAATCAGGGTTATTATTGGTCCGAAGAAGAAGTGAATAGTAAGTTGGAGGAAGTCTTAGTAAAAGCTTTTGATAATGTTTACCGTACTTCCAGAACAAGAAGGGTTAATATGAGGCTTGCCGCCTATATGGTCGGTGTCAGAAAGATGGCGGAAGCATCCCGGTTTAGAGGTTGGGTATAAAGTTCGATATTGGGTTTAGAATAGAAAGAAAGGGTTAGCTCATAAGGATGGGCTACCCTTTTAATATTCTATGGAACCAGTATTTGCGCTTATAATCTTGAGATAAGTGGCCGGTAGGCTCCTGTAAGTTATCGATACAAACGTAGCGTCCTGCTGCATTGTCTACATTTGCACGTCCTGTGCGGCATAACTAAACTTCAGATGAAAAAGAACACTCCAACTGAAGTTAGTTTCCAATGTATGAACTCGACTAGTGCATGTGTGAATCTTTAGTTACGCATCTTTAATTGGAAAAAATTTTCTCCAATTCTTCTCTCTTTTTAGTCACCTGCAATGCAACCATTAATTTAATTCTTGCCTTTTGTCCGTTTATTCCATTGGCAAATATGACTCCCATTTCTTTCATCTGTTTTCCACCGCCTTGATATCCATATATGTCTTGAACAATTCCGTTAAAACAACGGGATACCATCACCACTGGGATTTTTCTGTCTAGATATACCTGAAGCCCTTTTAGCATGGCTGGCGGAACGTTCCCCTGTCCCAATGCTTCAATAACCAAACCGTCCGGAGATTGATCGACCAATGAAAGGAGTATTCTCGAATCCATTCCGGCAGCCACTTTTATGAGTGGAACATAACTTGTTATTGACGAGATACGGTATTTTTCTTGGTGAAGGGGACGATGCTGATAATTAATTGTTTTTTTGGAAATGGTGCCAAGAGGCCCTAATCCTGGAGATTGAAAAGTTGCTACATTGCTGGTGTGGGTTTTTGTTACATGTTTTGCACTGTGGATTTCGTCATTAAAAACGACCAATACCCCTTTGTTCATACTTTCTGAATTGGCGGCAACTCTTATGGAATTGAGCAGATTAAGCGGTCCGTCGTATCCCAATTCATTGAAGCTTCTCATCGCCCCTGTCATTACGATGGGTTTATTCGTTTCAACGGTTAAATCAAGAAAATAAGCGGTTTCTTCCAAAGTATCCGTTCCATGGGTTATTACGACACCCTCTATTTCTGGTTTTGAAACATAATGGAGTATTCGTTTTGAGAGTTGATACATCATTTCCGGGGTAATATGGGGGCTGGGCAAATTCATAAAATTATCCATGGTAACTTTAGCGTAGTCCTTGAAAAGAGGTAGAAAAGTCTCCAAAGCTTTGTCATCCATGGGCATTACGGATTTAGACTCCACATTTTCAACCATGGCAATGGTTCCGCCGGTATTAATCACCACGATGTGTTTCATAAGACCACTCCATTCAAAGTTTTCTTTTGTCGAGACTCATGATACGATAAAAAAGATAAATAAAAAAGGAGAATTATTATGTTTTCTTTAATTACAGCAGCGATTGCTCCGGGAATTGCATTGCTTAGCTATTTCTATTTAAAGGACAAATATGAGATGGAACCTTTGCGGTTGGTGGTTAGGCAGTTTATTTTTGGTGTTTTGCTTGTTTTTCCGATTGTGGTTCTCCAGCGGGTATTTTCCAGCTGGTTAACCTTTCCCTATTTAGATGCTATCCTAGCAGGGGCTTTGCTGGAAGAATTTTTTAAGTGGTTTATTATTTATTACACGGTTTTTACTCATGTAGAGTTTGATGAACCTTATGACGGGATCGTCTATGCAGTTGCCGTTTCCTTGGGATTTGCCTCTATGGAAAATTTTATATATTTATTAAACAATGGTTTGTCCATCGCGTGGATTCGTGCGTTTCTTCCAGTATCAGGCCATGCCCTGTTTGCAGTAGTGATGGGGTATTACCTTGGCAAGGCAAAATTTACTACAAGAAAAAAGAAATTTTTGCTCTTATCCCTTTTATATCCATTTATTTTACACAGTATGTTTAATCTTATTTTAACCTCTAATGGAATATGGTATATTTCTTTAATCATTCCCTTCATGTTTGTATTGTGGTGGATCGGTCTCAGAAGGGTAAAAATGGCCCATCATATGGTCTAT encodes the following:
- a CDS encoding DnaB-like helicase C-terminal domain-containing protein, encoding MGEQFISQSISSRDLEEFVKYFEGQLTEEAEQYLTNRGITKDTIQAFRIGFEKAHIGFQAGKSNISGYFINHLIFPIIGPNGEVLDIIGRNIQEGKEPKYKALIGREDVLFNMKALAGSDDIILCRNIFDVLSLEQVQLPAVSLPQTVIFKESHKKYFVGKRVFICFSNDDMGRRESRRIAQGLDSVAKEVYILPLPQGIKDINHLFIQAQNPLNIFIEIINQTIQDHLSVPVVPDVKHLTVFFEEYLKRYTGKNMGVLTGFDGLDQMLGGGIKEGLYILQGTVSSGKSMFLRQMAEQIAGQRIPVMYVTWDMTTFELWSRSIARILKISPQQILTGKINPQDIGKANKTYGEMAKYLWTVEGNMDTTLEEVEHYLERIAHTIGKPPVIFIDHLHRVPIKTTDSKWVENPYMVMYILHHWSRQWNIPIIVAVTRNTDKEDKGFSYLEASADVIFSLDRVSESDEEREEILIRLDKHRNGTLGKVSFAFDKEKAIFYELNKEISSH
- a CDS encoding asparaginase, giving the protein MKHIVVINTGGTIAMVENVESKSVMPMDDKALETFLPLFKDYAKVTMDNFMNLPSPHITPEMMYQLSKRILHYVSKPEIEGVVITHGTDTLEETAYFLDLTVETNKPIVMTGAMRSFNELGYDGPLNLLNSIRVAANSESMNKGVLVVFNDEIHSAKHVTKTHTSNVATFQSPGLGPLGTISKKTINYQHRPLHQEKYRISSITSYVPLIKVAAGMDSRILLSLVDQSPDGLVIEALGQGNVPPAMLKGLQVYLDRKIPVVMVSRCFNGIVQDIYGYQGGGKQMKEMGVIFANGINGQKARIKLMVALQVTKKREELEKIFSN
- a CDS encoding Glu/Leu/Phe/Val family dehydrogenase, which gives rise to MAGQEQNSEKEENLNILQSTQAVIKEALDKLGYPEPVYELLKEPIRVLTVRIPIRMDNGTVKVFTGYRAQHNDAVGPTKGGVRFHPDVTEDEVKALSIWMSLKAGIVDLPYGGGKGGIVCDPREMSFRELESLSRGYVRAISQLVGPTKDIPAPDVFTNSQIMAWMMDEYSRIREFDSPGFITGKPLVLGGSHGRESATAKGVTICIREAAKTKGIEIEGARVVIQGFGNAGSYLAKFMHDAGAKVIGISDAYGALHNPEGLDIDYLLDRRDSFGTVTKLFKNTITNQELLQLDCDILVPAAIENQITKENAHKIKAKIVVEAANGPTTWEATKILTERGILIVPDVLASAGGVTVSYFEWVQNNQGYYWSEEEVNSKLEEVLVKAFDNVYRTSRTRRVNMRLAAYMVGVRKMAEASRFRGWV
- the prsW gene encoding glutamic-type intramembrane protease PrsW, translated to MFSLITAAIAPGIALLSYFYLKDKYEMEPLRLVVRQFIFGVLLVFPIVVLQRVFSSWLTFPYLDAILAGALLEEFFKWFIIYYTVFTHVEFDEPYDGIVYAVAVSLGFASMENFIYLLNNGLSIAWIRAFLPVSGHALFAVVMGYYLGKAKFTTRKKKFLLLSLLYPFILHSMFNLILTSNGIWYISLIIPFMFVLWWIGLRRVKMAHHMVYHANSKNMGFGQD